The Candida albicans SC5314 chromosome 5, complete sequence genome includes a region encoding these proteins:
- a CDS encoding uncharacterized protein (Ortholog(s) have phosphatidylinositol-3-phosphate binding activity and endosome localization) — MNSDTTPTHRNKSNSISQLNKVLPVPIELHNGESLEQHQQNHLNHITNVIVGEYHLISGEFGKSYMTWQIKITINDLDYSSIVLYKRYNEIYQLRQDLLKIFPPHDHTITTNIVPSLPPKDNLSLDRLMMSKNWLEERRKGLQWFLSNVLLNPVFQNCSVVKQFVLS, encoded by the coding sequence atGAATAGTGATACTACACCTACTCATAGAAATAAGTCCAATTCAATATCACAACTTAATAAAGTATTACCAGTGCCTATAGAATTACATAATGGAGAATCATTAgaacaacatcaacaaaatcatttaaatcatATAACTAATGTTATCGTTGGAGaatatcatttaatttctgGAGAATTTGGTAAAAGCTATATGACTTGGCAAATTAAAATCACTATAAATGATTTAGATTATTCTTCAATAGTTTTATATAAACGttataatgaaatttatcaactaCGAcaagatttattgaaaattttccCACCTCATGATCACACTATAACGACAAATATTGTTCCATCATTGCCTCCAAAAGATAATTTAAGTCTTGATAGATTAATGATGTCGAAAAATTGGttagaagaaagaagaaagggACTTCAATGGTTTTTGAGTAACGTTTTATTAAATCCAGtgtttcaaaattgtaGTGTGGTTAAACAATTCGTACTAAGTTAA
- a CDS encoding uncharacterized protein (Has domain(s) with predicted NADH dehydrogenase (ubiquinone) activity, electron carrier activity and membrane localization): protein MDIIKKKYPFWKRLLHKWQSRRDIPFRKKFFIGYDLYGNTYWEFTIDGNMSRLRRKLEPFRKELFEVDYFKTIPPQWLQWLRRTREHSPSLNELIEDQIRQQRIKILAQQADENWKLEKLRLEREQQLKLSNELNKVKLENEKFIEKQKRKEKEALLRVEDPWKQAEESKNENPIESTTIKPRS, encoded by the coding sequence ATGGATATAATTAAGAAGAAATATCCATTTTGGAAACGCTTATTACATAAATGGCAATCTCGTAGAGATATCCCCTTCCGtaaaaaattcttcattgGTTATGATTTATATGGTAATACATATTGGGAATTCACTATTGATGGGAATATGTCAAGATTACGACGTAAATTAGAACCATTTCgtaaagaattatttgaagtTGATTATTTTAAAACTATTCCACCACAATGGTTACAATGGTTAAGAAGAACTAGGGAACATTCACCTAgtttaaatgaattaattgaagatCAAATTAGACAACAACgaattaaaattttggCACAACAAGCTGATgagaattggaaattggaaaaattaaGATTAGAAAGagaacaacaattgaaattatcaaatgaattaaataaagtgaaattagaaaatgaaaaatttattgaaaaacaaaaacgaaaagaaaaggaagcATTACTAAGGGTTGAAGATCCTTGGAAACAAGCTGAAGAAtcgaaaaatgaaaatccTATTGAATCAACAACTATAAAACCGAGATCATAG
- the DAP2 gene encoding Dap2p (Putative dipeptidyl aminopeptidase; transcriptionally regulated during macrophage response) — MTSIRYDYFKESGGSDGGSPTRTIISYKRFIYVGTLLAILIYGSSFLITTIENFTLKFESQSISSIDSFKGERPDYASPSSKSTDFKGKIPFSKEVYDKHILSPKLHSIQWIRAPESIHDDRGTYVIKEDKDDKGFRVVVKSIADEEYEKELIGNSIFKYKGEEHEIVDYFASPDLQKVILKTDVTSLWRYSSIAYYWVLDINNGDIKPVFNDVDKISTASWSPDSSKIAFIYENNLYYKSLQHDEIVQITFDGSTEIFNGKPDWVYEEEVYGSDHVFWWSPESDKVAFLRSNNTQVPEFIIPFYAQSDHQDYPEIVKIKYPKAGYPNPIVDVLTYDLNTKNLHNHHLKSEKINLENRLITEVVWIGDSLKVKTSNRHSDLLEIFLVDKHEKVNLIRTLTASDSWFEATSSTLYIPANKTLGRKYDGYLDIVVENGYNHLAYFSPPDNSEYELLTKGNWEVTGGVTFDFTSNTVYFTSTAKSPIERHIHSINLLDRSDNGLPYIKDITTKEGWYQSSFSSGARFLFLSELGPGVPTQRVNDLKMHKNVKTIEDNSELVETLRNYVVPEVKYSQVELDDKETGQPFLVTAMETLPLNFDKTKKYPVLFYIYGGPGSQTVTKKWALSFSSLIAAELDAVVVTIDGRGTGFNNLNYKLGSKFKFIVRDRLGQYEPIDVISAANKWAEKSYVDPERIAVWGWSYGGFLTLKTLETDIDNPIFNYAVAIAPVTRWRLYDSIYTERYLNTPQENPKGYETGSIHNVTNFKHVKKFFIGHGSGDDNVHVQNSLQLLDEFNLAEVENFEFMIFPDSNHGMNYHNGFNVVYDRILDFFKRAFDWEFV, encoded by the coding sequence ATGACTAGTATACGTTACGACTATTTTAAGGAATCTGGTGGGAGTGATGGAGGTCTGCcaacaagaacaataaTATCCTATAAACGATTCATTTATGTTGGTACTTTATTGGCTATTTTGATCTATGGAAgttcatttttaattacAACGATAGAGAATTTCAcattaaaatttgaatcacaatcaatatcatcaatagaTAGTTTCAAAGGTGAAAGACCAGATTATGCCAGTCCGTCACTGAAATCAACAGATTTTAAGGGCAAAATCCCTTTTTCGAAAGAAGTTTATGATAAACATATCTTATCTCCCAAATTACATTCAATACAATGGATTAGAGCTCCAGAATCCATACATGATGATAGAGGTACTTATGTCATCAAAGAAGATAAAGACGACAAAGGTTTTCGAGTTGTGGTGAAATCTATCGCTGATGAAGAATATGAAAAGGAATTAATTGGTAATAGTATATTCAAATACAAGGGAGAAGAGCATGAAATCGTTGACTATTTTGCCTCCCCAGATTTACAAAAAGTAATTTTAAAAACCGATGTCACAAGTCTTTGGAGATATTCTTCAATAGCTTATTATTGGGTATTGGATATTAATAATGGAGATATCAAACCAGTTTTCAATGATGTTGATAAGATTTCTACAGCATCATGGTCTCCTGATTCTTCTAAAATTGCTTTTATTtatgaaaataatttatattacAAATCTTTACAACACGATGAGATTGTTCAAATTACTTTTGATGGTTCAACCGAAATATTCAATGGGAAACCAGATTGGGTCTATGAGGAAGAAGTTTATGGGTCCGATCATGTATTTTGGTGGTCTCCTGAATCAGATAAAGTGGCATTCTTGAGATCAAATAACACTCAAGTCCCAGAATTCATTATACCATTTTATGCTCAATCCGATCATCAAGATTATCCTGAGATTGTCAAGATTAAATATCCTAAAGCTGGTTATCCTAATCCTATTGTTGATGTATTAACTTATGATTTAAACACCAAAAATTTACATAACCACCATTTGAAATcagaaaaaatcaatttagaaAATAGATTAATCACTGAAGTGGTATGGATTGGTGATTCATTAAAAGTGAAAACATCAAATCGTCATAgtgatttattagaaatTTTCCTTGTTGATAAACATGAAAAAGTTAACTTGATCAGAACTTTAACTGCTTCTGACTCATGGTTTGAAGCAACTTCATCAACACTTTACATTCCTGCTAATAAAACTTTGGGTAGAAAATACGACGGATATTTGgacattgttgttgaaaatggCTACAATCATTTAGCTTATTTCTCTCCACCAGATAATTCTGaatatgaattattaaCTAAAGGTAATTGGGAAGTAACTGGTGGAGTTACATTTGATTTCACTTCTAATACGGTGTATTTTACAAGTACAGCCAAATCACCAATTGAAAGACACATTCATTCAATTAACTTATTAGATAGATCAGATAATGGGTTACCTTATATTAAAGATATAACTACAAAAGAAGGTTGGTATCAATCGTCATTTTCATCGGGGGCaagatttttatttttatctgAATTGGGGCCTGGTGTTCCTACTCAAAGagttaatgatttgaaaatgcaCAAGAATGTTAAAACTATTGAAGATAATTCCGAGTTGGTTGAAACATTGAGGAATTATGTGGTTCCAGAAGTTAAATATTCACAAGTAGAACttgatgataaagaaaCCGGTCAACCATTTTTAGTTACTGCTATGGAAACCTTGCcattaaattttgataaaaccAAGAAATACCCGGtgttgttttatatttatgGTGGACCAGGATCACAAACAGTAACGAAAAAATGGGCACTTTCATTCAGTTCTTTGATAGCTGCTGAACTAGATGCTGTAGTTGTCACAATTGATGGAAGAGGTACTGGGtttaacaatttgaattataaattaggatctaaattcaaatttattgtcAGAGATAGATTGGGTCAATATGAACCAATTGATGTTATATCGGCAGCTAATAAATGGGCAGAAAAATCATATGTTGATCCTGAAAGAATAGCGGTTTGGGGTTGGTCATATGGTGGATTTTTAACATTGAAAACTTTGGAAACTGATATTGACAAtccaatttttaattatgCAGTGGCAATTGCCCCCGTCACGAGATGGAGATTATATGATTCCATTTATACGGAAAGATATTTAAATACACCTCAAGAAAACCCTAAAGGATATGAAACTGGATCTATTCATAATGTTACTAATTTCAAACATGttaagaaatttttcattggtCATGGTAGTGGTGATGATAATGTTCATGTTCAAAATTCATTACAATTATTAGATGAATTTAATCTTGCTGAAGtggaaaattttgaatttatgaTATTCCCTGATAGTAATCATGGAATGAATTATCACAATGGGTTTAATGTTGTCTATGATAGAATAttagattttttcaaaagagCATTTGATTGGGAATTTGTATAA